Proteins encoded together in one Sphingomonas radiodurans window:
- a CDS encoding DUF2336 domain-containing protein — protein sequence MSADSNDASRAPAPNAAPLFARVAAADRRAEARLATAIDDFFLAEDDRLDDRTRAAVGTVLTTAVQAIEREIAGHAARQLAGLSVIAPGMAFDGRKAPLLGRLIDSGLLRDRDLMSELIGQVRQDLLGEALLANRAPGANAAQLARLTGCGDGVVAAAASAYLMADSRRRAPGTARRGDLPPALHRRLVWWVAAALRDARTVEPAQQPAVDQALVAAAQRSLSAHDEGERLDAVAMRLAAAIDARPAELAELLVEAIEEGRAALFVAVVAHALAIDFAEARALTLDPDGDRLWLALRAHGLDRATIARIGLALADADPRRDIEAFADELDTIAAIPIDAARDALAPLALHPEFRAALLALGRGRGR from the coding sequence ATGTCGGCCGATTCCAACGACGCTTCGCGGGCGCCAGCCCCGAACGCCGCTCCCTTGTTCGCGCGCGTGGCGGCGGCGGACCGGCGGGCGGAGGCGCGCCTGGCGACGGCGATCGACGACTTCTTCCTTGCCGAGGACGATCGGCTTGACGATCGCACGCGCGCCGCAGTCGGCACGGTGCTGACGACGGCGGTGCAGGCGATCGAACGCGAGATAGCCGGCCATGCCGCGCGCCAGCTTGCCGGGTTGAGCGTAATTGCGCCGGGGATGGCGTTCGACGGGCGGAAGGCGCCATTGCTCGGGCGGTTGATCGATTCGGGTCTGCTGCGCGATCGCGACCTGATGAGCGAGCTGATCGGCCAGGTGCGGCAGGATCTGCTCGGCGAGGCGCTGCTCGCCAATCGTGCGCCGGGGGCGAATGCCGCGCAGCTGGCGCGACTGACCGGCTGTGGGGACGGTGTCGTCGCCGCTGCGGCTTCGGCTTACCTGATGGCGGACAGCCGCCGCCGGGCGCCCGGCACGGCGCGCCGCGGCGATCTCCCCCCGGCGCTGCACCGGCGGCTTGTCTGGTGGGTGGCGGCGGCACTTCGCGACGCGCGAACGGTGGAGCCGGCGCAGCAACCGGCGGTCGATCAAGCGCTGGTCGCGGCAGCGCAGCGCAGCCTTTCCGCGCACGACGAAGGCGAACGCCTCGACGCGGTCGCGATGCGGCTGGCCGCGGCGATCGACGCGCGGCCGGCGGAACTCGCCGAGCTACTGGTCGAAGCGATTGAGGAAGGGCGTGCAGCGCTGTTCGTGGCGGTGGTCGCGCATGCGCTCGCGATCGACTTCGCCGAGGCGCGCGCGCTGACGCTGGATCCCGACGGAGACCGGTTGTGGCTGGCGCTGCGCGCGCATGGGCTGGACCGCGCAACGATCGCGCGGATCGGGCTCGCGCTCGCCGATGCCGATCCGCGCCGCGACATCGAGGCGTTCGCCGACGAACTCGATACGATCGCCGCGATCCCGATCGACGCCGCGCGTGACGCGCTCGCGCCGCTCGCGCTGCATCCCGAGTTCCGCGCCGCGCTGCTCGCGCTGGGGCGAGGACGCGGGCGATGA
- a CDS encoding glycosyltransferase family protein yields the protein MLAGLIFAVQDADDRPGALAATLPFAGMTVIEYQARLLIGAGVSQIVIVVARLTPELLGAIARIGRRGVTVDNVRSAAEAAARLHPLSHLLVLGDGLVTTEAVLTPLAREEGDALLVVPEREAAAHYELIGGGDAWAGIARLDGGRLAEVAAMPRDYDVQSALLHAAAQAGAARLTLPDDDRRAGHGIERRGDMLEARSRAVVSASLAARTGWFDRWIVRPLARLTLPALMRRHVPSGAIGGGAAVLGAGGLLALGGGQLTIGLIAALFSVAIAKLAASFAWLRDEAAMTLAMTILVAVVPAGAAVLLGHAIDAETGELTGLVLALALVTAGGLGERAATRDRPAAWGDPSAYLVVLGAFTLLGFPMLGLVAATLYAAVTLGFAIEVLRRQP from the coding sequence ATGCTCGCCGGGCTGATCTTTGCCGTACAGGATGCCGACGACCGTCCCGGTGCGCTCGCGGCGACGCTGCCGTTCGCGGGCATGACGGTGATCGAATATCAGGCGCGACTGCTTATCGGCGCCGGGGTATCGCAGATCGTGATCGTCGTCGCGCGGCTGACGCCTGAGCTGCTCGGCGCGATCGCGCGGATCGGGCGGCGCGGCGTGACGGTGGACAATGTGCGCAGCGCGGCGGAGGCGGCGGCGCGGCTGCACCCCCTGTCGCACCTGCTGGTACTGGGCGACGGGCTCGTCACGACCGAGGCGGTGCTTACGCCGCTGGCGCGCGAGGAGGGCGACGCGCTGCTTGTCGTTCCCGAGCGCGAGGCGGCGGCTCATTATGAACTGATCGGCGGTGGCGATGCGTGGGCGGGCATCGCGCGCCTCGATGGGGGGCGGCTGGCGGAAGTGGCTGCGATGCCGCGCGATTATGACGTGCAGTCGGCGTTGCTCCACGCGGCAGCGCAGGCGGGTGCGGCGCGGCTGACGCTGCCTGACGACGACCGCCGCGCCGGGCATGGGATCGAGCGGCGTGGCGACATGCTGGAGGCGCGCAGCCGTGCGGTCGTGAGTGCCTCGCTTGCGGCGCGCACGGGGTGGTTCGATCGCTGGATCGTTCGCCCACTCGCGCGGCTGACGTTGCCGGCGCTGATGCGTCGCCATGTGCCGAGTGGGGCGATCGGGGGCGGGGCCGCGGTGCTTGGGGCAGGCGGGTTGCTTGCCCTGGGGGGCGGGCAGCTCACGATCGGGTTGATCGCGGCGCTTTTTAGCGTGGCAATTGCCAAGCTGGCGGCGAGCTTTGCCTGGCTGCGCGACGAGGCGGCGATGACGCTGGCGATGACGATATTGGTCGCGGTCGTGCCGGCAGGCGCTGCCGTGCTGCTGGGTCATGCGATCGATGCCGAAACGGGCGAGCTGACCGGGCTGGTTCTGGCGCTTGCGCTTGTCACTGCGGGAGGGTTGGGCGAGCGCGCGGCGACCCGAGATCGGCCAGCCGCCTGGGGCGATCCGTCCGCCTATCTCGTCGTGCTCGGTGCCTTTACCCTGCTTGGCTTTCCGATGCTCGGCCTTGTGGCGGCGACGCTCTACGCGGCGGTAACGCTTGGTTTCGCGATCGAAGTTCTTCGCCGCCAACCTTAG
- a CDS encoding Hpt domain-containing protein yields MAYDPGAIDATLAAAVGDDPALIAELRAAFLESAQRGLAAIEQANDDEAWRSAAWRLKGLAASFGAVRLMTIATRATEASAGDVVLLKRLRRAVAQL; encoded by the coding sequence ATGGCCTATGATCCCGGTGCGATCGACGCGACGCTTGCGGCCGCCGTGGGAGACGATCCCGCGCTGATCGCGGAGCTGCGCGCGGCGTTCCTCGAAAGTGCGCAGCGTGGACTGGCGGCGATCGAGCAGGCGAACGACGATGAGGCGTGGCGATCGGCGGCGTGGCGGCTGAAGGGGCTGGCAGCGAGCTTCGGCGCGGTGCGATTGATGACGATTGCGACGCGAGCGACCGAGGCATCTGCTGGCGATGTCGTGTTGCTGAAGCGGTTGCGGCGAGCAGTGGCGCAGCTGTAA
- a CDS encoding coiled-coil domain-containing protein: MTGGPSIIDIRTRETGEAISMPEPEPTPDIFEHYALADDSDAAGGGYVAPSLWRSGAPIVLATVAAAWVVALLWMARNTFGSMSALDLAQFGAALATVPALAGIAWLIALRTSRAEATRFGASARAMRAEAAALEQTVATLAGALEDNRHRLADQVRQFSAIGDGATARLAAIGRGLSEEIDQADVHARSLAEAAGTAQNNLAVLLATMPRAQAEVDAMAGKIDLAGLSAGEHTAALDAQVVALGERGREAETIAGGAAQKLAAHIARMEATSETAGVRLEGVTGEMSVAVDALLARIADAVDESRKGIAAQGEAMLAMVGANQAALDAAARETAESLAERIGVIEIVIDRIAARLDVQRAAGDGLVGTLEGGIARVETQLDRLHHQGVERSQHLAASISALGGSADAMTQALAAGDAMATKAIATTDNLLVALDAATREIDETLPAAVDRLDARVIAAKAVVVAAKPELLALVTAAESTHDAIEAIAQVIADQRRNVDTLTGTLLDSLATGRAKADAMGQMVDEASDRANRFAEEAAPRLLEALLRVRDTATQAAEHAREVLAKVIPEAAEALEKSGAAALRRAVDAGLDRQIAQIAVTAETAVNAANRAAERLDRQIHAIDTATALVDTRLEVARAEHDEANQESFARRASLLIEALNSAAIDITRTFAPEVADSAWAAYLKGDRGVFTRRAVRLLDGVGQRDIARLYDDDYAFRDQVNRYIHDFESMLRTILTQRDGSPLGVTLLSSDMGKLYVALAQAIERLR, encoded by the coding sequence ATGACCGGGGGGCCATCGATCATCGACATCCGCACGCGCGAGACCGGCGAGGCGATCAGCATGCCAGAGCCCGAGCCGACTCCAGATATCTTCGAGCATTACGCTCTTGCCGATGACAGTGACGCCGCAGGCGGAGGCTATGTCGCGCCGTCACTCTGGCGATCGGGCGCACCCATCGTGCTCGCGACGGTCGCAGCCGCTTGGGTAGTCGCACTGTTGTGGATGGCTCGAAACACGTTCGGATCGATGTCAGCACTCGATCTCGCCCAATTCGGCGCGGCGCTCGCCACGGTGCCAGCCCTGGCCGGAATCGCCTGGCTGATCGCGCTGCGCACAAGCCGGGCGGAAGCGACCCGCTTCGGCGCTTCGGCACGGGCGATGCGCGCCGAAGCAGCCGCACTCGAACAGACCGTCGCAACGCTCGCCGGTGCGCTCGAAGACAATCGTCATCGCCTTGCCGATCAGGTGCGCCAGTTCAGTGCGATCGGCGATGGCGCGACGGCGCGGCTCGCGGCAATCGGCCGCGGCCTCTCCGAGGAAATCGACCAGGCCGACGTCCACGCCCGCTCGCTCGCCGAAGCTGCCGGCACGGCCCAAAATAACCTCGCTGTGCTGCTCGCCACGATGCCCCGCGCGCAAGCCGAGGTCGATGCCATGGCGGGCAAGATCGACCTCGCCGGGCTCTCCGCGGGCGAACACACCGCCGCCCTCGACGCTCAGGTGGTGGCGCTCGGCGAGCGCGGACGCGAGGCGGAAACGATCGCTGGCGGCGCAGCACAGAAGCTGGCGGCGCACATCGCGCGGATGGAAGCGACCAGCGAAACTGCGGGCGTGCGGCTCGAAGGCGTGACCGGGGAGATGTCGGTGGCGGTCGATGCTCTGCTCGCGCGAATTGCCGACGCGGTCGATGAGTCGCGCAAGGGGATCGCGGCGCAGGGCGAAGCGATGCTCGCGATGGTCGGCGCCAATCAGGCCGCGCTCGATGCCGCCGCGCGCGAGACCGCCGAGTCGCTCGCCGAACGCATCGGCGTGATCGAGATCGTGATCGACCGCATCGCCGCGCGGCTCGACGTGCAGCGCGCGGCCGGTGACGGCCTCGTCGGCACGCTCGAAGGCGGGATCGCGCGCGTCGAGACTCAGCTCGACCGCCTCCACCACCAAGGCGTCGAACGCTCGCAGCATCTCGCCGCGTCGATCAGCGCGCTGGGCGGTTCCGCCGATGCCATGACGCAAGCGCTCGCCGCGGGCGACGCCATGGCCACTAAGGCCATCGCGACGACCGACAATCTGCTGGTCGCGCTCGATGCCGCGACGCGCGAGATCGACGAGACGCTGCCCGCCGCCGTCGATCGGCTCGATGCGCGCGTTATCGCGGCCAAGGCAGTCGTCGTCGCCGCCAAGCCCGAGTTGCTCGCACTCGTCACTGCGGCGGAAAGCACGCACGATGCAATCGAAGCAATTGCGCAAGTGATCGCCGATCAGCGCCGCAACGTCGATACGCTCACCGGCACCTTGCTCGATTCGCTCGCCACCGGCCGCGCGAAGGCTGATGCGATGGGCCAAATGGTGGACGAGGCAAGCGACCGCGCGAACCGTTTCGCGGAAGAGGCCGCACCACGCCTGCTCGAAGCGCTGCTTCGCGTCCGCGATACCGCGACGCAGGCGGCAGAACATGCGCGCGAGGTGCTGGCAAAAGTCATCCCGGAAGCGGCCGAAGCGCTGGAGAAGTCAGGGGCGGCGGCGCTCCGGCGCGCGGTGGATGCCGGGCTGGACAGGCAGATCGCGCAGATCGCGGTCACCGCCGAGACCGCGGTCAATGCAGCGAACCGCGCGGCGGAACGGCTCGACCGGCAGATCCACGCGATCGACACCGCAACCGCGCTAGTCGACACGCGGCTCGAAGTCGCGCGGGCCGAGCACGACGAGGCGAACCAGGAGAGCTTCGCGCGCCGTGCGTCGCTGCTGATCGAGGCGCTGAACTCGGCCGCGATCGACATCACGCGGACTTTTGCGCCCGAAGTCGCGGACAGCGCCTGGGCAGCATACCTCAAGGGCGATCGCGGCGTCTTCACGCGGCGGGCCGTGCGGCTGCTCGACGGCGTTGGCCAACGCGACATCGCGCGGCTCTACGATGATGACTATGCCTTCCGCGATCAGGTCAACCGCTACATCCACGATTTCGAATCGATGCTGCGCACGATCCTCACCCAGCGCGACGGCTCACCGCTGGGCGTGACGTTGCTGTCATCGGACATGGGCAAGCTTTACGTCGCCCTGGCGCAAGCGATCGAACGGCTGCGCTAA
- a CDS encoding DUF1467 family protein, protein MRWTSALAIYILFWSFSVFLVLPFGVRTSEEAGVAHIPGQAESAPHEFALGRVLLRVTIVATTLFGLYYANYVYGWVTPDMVDMTKY, encoded by the coding sequence ATGCGGTGGACGTCGGCACTCGCGATCTACATCCTGTTCTGGTCCTTCTCGGTGTTTCTGGTCCTGCCGTTCGGCGTGCGGACCAGCGAGGAGGCGGGGGTGGCGCACATCCCCGGCCAGGCGGAAAGCGCGCCGCACGAGTTTGCGCTCGGCCGCGTCTTGTTGCGGGTGACGATCGTCGCGACGACGCTGTTCGGATTGTATTACGCCAATTACGTGTACGGCTGGGTAACGCCCGATATGGTGGACATGACGAAGTACTGA
- a CDS encoding ribonuclease J, whose protein sequence is MNVNLYGTRGRWVMVDCGVTFADHAYPGIDLVLPDLSFIEDRLEQLEGIVITHGHEDHIGALPYLADDLGVPIYATPFTAGLIRHKLDEERIADRIDLRVIQPGAPFKVGPFGFEFVPLMHSIPESNALIIETAAGRIFHTGDWKLDDAPVIGKPVSAAQMTAIGDRGIDVLVCDSTNVFNVEASGSESDVRTGLGEAIAKARGRVMVTTFASNASRIQTLGEVAKETGRALCVAGRSLDRIIKVARACGYLRDLPELVTADAAMRMPRDKVLIIATGGQGEPRAALARVAEGSHQIRLDEGDTVIFSSKEIPGNEVAIGRIQNILAGRGVLMVTEKQAHVHVSGHPGRPELAKMYSWLRPELLIPVHGEMRHLMEQARYGLSEGIPQAIVQTDGDMIRLAPGKPQKIGNVPVGRLVLDGDVILPADGATINERRRLGVNGQISVAVAVSREGRLAGRPQVRFQGVPVEEERSAFIAEAEDAVEEAARGKSRDRDRLREDIRLAVRRCATRWTGKKPVVDVLVVEV, encoded by the coding sequence ATGAACGTCAACCTATATGGCACGCGTGGCCGCTGGGTGATGGTCGATTGCGGCGTGACCTTTGCCGATCATGCCTATCCCGGCATCGACCTGGTGCTGCCCGACCTGTCGTTCATCGAGGATCGGCTCGAGCAGCTCGAAGGCATCGTCATCACGCACGGGCATGAGGATCATATCGGCGCGCTGCCGTATCTCGCCGATGATCTCGGGGTGCCGATATACGCCACGCCATTCACCGCCGGGCTGATCCGCCACAAGCTGGACGAGGAGCGGATCGCCGATCGCATCGACCTGCGCGTGATCCAGCCGGGCGCGCCGTTCAAGGTAGGGCCATTCGGGTTCGAATTCGTGCCGCTGATGCATTCGATCCCCGAATCGAACGCGCTGATCATCGAGACGGCGGCGGGCCGCATATTCCACACCGGCGACTGGAAGCTCGACGATGCGCCGGTGATCGGCAAGCCGGTGAGCGCGGCGCAGATGACGGCGATCGGCGATCGCGGCATCGACGTGCTCGTGTGCGATTCGACGAACGTGTTCAACGTCGAGGCATCGGGATCGGAAAGCGACGTGCGCACCGGGCTCGGTGAAGCGATCGCCAAGGCACGTGGCCGCGTGATGGTGACGACATTCGCGTCGAACGCCTCGCGCATTCAGACGCTAGGCGAAGTGGCGAAGGAAACCGGGCGCGCGCTGTGCGTGGCCGGACGCTCGCTCGATCGCATCATCAAGGTGGCGCGGGCATGCGGCTATCTGCGTGACTTGCCCGAATTGGTCACCGCCGACGCCGCGATGCGGATGCCGCGCGACAAGGTGCTGATCATCGCCACCGGCGGCCAAGGCGAGCCGCGCGCGGCGCTCGCGCGGGTTGCCGAGGGCAGCCACCAGATCCGGCTCGACGAGGGCGACACGGTGATCTTCTCGTCGAAGGAGATTCCCGGCAACGAAGTGGCGATCGGCCGCATTCAGAATATCCTCGCCGGCCGCGGTGTCCTGATGGTCACCGAGAAGCAGGCGCACGTTCACGTTTCTGGCCATCCAGGCCGGCCGGAATTGGCCAAGATGTACAGCTGGCTGCGCCCCGAGCTGCTGATCCCGGTTCATGGCGAGATGCGGCATCTGATGGAGCAGGCGCGCTACGGCCTGTCCGAAGGCATTCCACAAGCGATCGTCCAGACCGATGGCGACATGATCCGGCTCGCGCCGGGCAAGCCGCAGAAGATCGGCAACGTGCCGGTCGGCCGGTTGGTGCTCGACGGTGACGTGATCCTGCCGGCCGATGGTGCGACGATCAACGAACGGCGGCGGCTTGGCGTGAATGGCCAGATCTCGGTTGCGGTCGCGGTGTCGCGCGAGGGGCGGCTGGCGGGTCGCCCGCAGGTGCGCTTCCAAGGCGTGCCGGTCGAGGAGGAGCGCAGCGCGTTCATCGCCGAGGCCGAGGATGCAGTGGAGGAGGCCGCGCGCGGCAAGTCGCGCGATCGCGATCGGCTGCGCGAGGACATCCGCCTTGCCGTGCGTCGCTGCGCCACGCGCTGGACGGGCAAGAAGCCGGTGGTCGACGTACTCGTCGTCGAGGTCTGA
- a CDS encoding type III pantothenate kinase produces MLLAVDAGNTNIVFALVDGREIKARWRIATDPRRTADEYAVWLSQLLALEGYERKQVDAVIVSTVVPRALHNLEVLSQKYFGTQALIAGRPPVEWGVPLDVDEPQSLGADRAVNTIAAHALHPGDLIVIDFGTATTLDVSDFNGAYKGGIIAPGINLSLDALVNAAAKLPRIAIEAPKDNLSVIGRNTVDQMNIGIYWGYIAMIEGLVGRMKAEIGRPAKVIATGGLATLFEQHTDVFDAIEPDLTIQGLAIMWERAHIAG; encoded by the coding sequence ATGCTGCTCGCTGTCGACGCGGGGAATACCAACATCGTCTTCGCCCTGGTGGACGGGCGCGAGATCAAGGCGCGCTGGCGCATTGCGACCGACCCACGCCGCACCGCGGATGAATATGCCGTGTGGCTTAGCCAGTTGCTGGCGCTGGAGGGATATGAGCGCAAGCAGGTGGACGCCGTGATCGTATCCACCGTCGTCCCGCGCGCGCTGCACAACCTTGAAGTGCTGTCGCAGAAGTATTTCGGCACGCAGGCGCTGATTGCGGGCCGCCCGCCGGTGGAATGGGGCGTTCCGCTCGATGTGGACGAGCCGCAGAGCCTTGGCGCAGACCGCGCCGTCAACACGATCGCGGCGCATGCGCTGCACCCGGGCGACCTGATCGTCATCGATTTTGGCACAGCGACGACGCTCGACGTGTCGGACTTCAACGGCGCCTACAAGGGCGGGATAATCGCACCGGGGATCAACCTGTCGCTCGACGCGCTGGTCAACGCCGCCGCGAAGCTGCCGCGGATCGCGATCGAAGCGCCGAAGGATAATCTCAGCGTGATCGGCCGCAACACGGTCGATCAGATGAACATCGGCATCTACTGGGGCTATATTGCGATGATCGAGGGGCTGGTCGGGCGGATGAAGGCCGAGATCGGGCGCCCGGCCAAGGTGATTGCGACGGGTGGGCTGGCGACGTTGTTCGAACAGCATACCGACGTGTTCGACGCGATCGAACCGGATCTCACGATCCAGGGGCTGGCGATCATGTGGGAACGTGCCCATATCGCCGGGTGA
- a CDS encoding biotin--[acetyl-CoA-carboxylase] ligase, whose amino-acid sequence MLALAADGAEEGVWLRAERQTAGRGRQGRSWSSPVGNLYASTLVRVRANDPSPASLALVCAVALADTIGTLGCPAVTIKWPNDLLLDGAKLAGILLERSGDAIVAGFGVNLASHPSIEGRVTASLAGRLWIHSAGELCEHLAAEFARWHAIWRQQGLAPVVARWEAQAHPPGTPLTANLADGTSLTGAFGGLAADGALRLRLADGTMHVIHAADVFLV is encoded by the coding sequence TTGCTTGCGCTGGCCGCGGACGGGGCTGAGGAAGGTGTCTGGCTTCGCGCCGAGCGGCAGACGGCTGGGCGCGGGCGGCAGGGACGATCGTGGAGTTCGCCAGTCGGCAACCTCTACGCGAGTACCTTGGTGCGTGTCCGCGCGAATGATCCGTCGCCTGCGTCGCTGGCGCTCGTCTGCGCCGTAGCGCTGGCCGACACGATCGGCACGCTCGGCTGCCCGGCGGTGACGATCAAATGGCCCAACGACCTGTTGCTCGACGGCGCGAAGCTGGCCGGCATCCTGCTCGAGCGTAGCGGCGATGCGATCGTGGCGGGGTTCGGGGTCAATCTCGCGAGCCATCCCTCGATTGAAGGTCGGGTGACGGCGAGCCTTGCCGGGCGGCTGTGGATCCACTCCGCGGGCGAGTTGTGCGAGCATCTCGCGGCCGAGTTCGCGCGATGGCACGCAATCTGGCGGCAGCAGGGCTTGGCTCCTGTCGTCGCGCGGTGGGAGGCACAGGCGCATCCGCCCGGCACCCCGCTGACCGCCAATCTGGCGGATGGCACGTCGCTGACCGGCGCGTTTGGCGGGCTGGCGGCGGACGGCGCGCTGCGGCTGCGCTTGGCGGATGGCACCATGCATGTCATCCATGCCGCCGACGTATTCCTGGTCTAG
- the nuoN gene encoding NADH-quinone oxidoreductase subunit NuoN — protein sequence MDYASQIAMTLPEVVLALGALALMIVSAWAPSATRLASWTAVAVLGGACLALIGPATTGGAAFDGMYRADAFAGFTKVLIYVAAAVSILLAPSFFERTSGDDLRPEYPVLILLSAIGMGIMVSAGDLLTLYIGLELQSLAAYVLASFMRQDARSAEAGLKYFVLGALASGILLYGISLVYGFTGSTLFDEVAGAYAGATLTGDAKSIGLLFGLVFVFAGLAFKISAVPFHMWTPDVYEGAPTPVTAFFASAPKVAAMGLAARVAIEAMGPAEGQWRQIVIFAALASIIFGAVAAIGQSNIKRLLAYSSINNVGFALIGLAAGTPEGVAAVLTYMAIYVAMTLGSFLVVLQMRDATGQPLESVSALSGLSRTRPALAAALAIFMFSLAGIPPLFGFWAKFAVFDAAVRAGLFPLAVVGIAASVIGAYYYLRVIKTMYFDEPGEPLGAGDRLEGGMIAVAAVAVSPLGYLAIPLLGGWSMAAARALF from the coding sequence ATGGACTATGCATCGCAGATCGCGATGACCTTGCCCGAGGTCGTGCTGGCGCTCGGTGCGCTGGCGCTGATGATCGTTTCCGCCTGGGCCCCATCGGCGACGCGGCTCGCGTCGTGGACGGCGGTTGCCGTGCTGGGCGGGGCGTGCCTGGCGCTGATCGGGCCGGCGACGACGGGCGGCGCCGCGTTCGACGGCATGTATCGTGCCGATGCTTTTGCCGGCTTTACCAAGGTGCTGATCTACGTTGCGGCGGCGGTGTCGATCCTGCTGGCGCCGAGCTTCTTCGAGCGCACCTCGGGTGACGATCTTCGGCCGGAGTATCCGGTGCTGATCCTGCTGTCGGCGATCGGCATGGGCATCATGGTATCGGCGGGCGACTTGCTGACGCTGTACATCGGGCTCGAGCTGCAGAGCCTCGCGGCGTACGTGCTCGCGAGCTTCATGCGACAGGATGCGCGGTCGGCAGAGGCGGGGCTGAAGTATTTCGTGCTCGGCGCGCTCGCGAGCGGCATCCTGCTTTATGGCATCAGCTTGGTCTATGGCTTCACTGGATCGACCTTGTTCGACGAGGTGGCGGGGGCTTATGCCGGGGCGACGCTGACGGGTGATGCCAAGTCGATCGGGCTACTGTTCGGCCTCGTCTTCGTGTTCGCGGGTCTCGCGTTCAAGATCAGCGCGGTGCCGTTCCACATGTGGACGCCGGATGTGTACGAAGGCGCGCCAACGCCTGTGACGGCGTTCTTCGCCTCGGCGCCGAAGGTCGCGGCGATGGGGCTGGCGGCGCGTGTCGCGATCGAGGCGATGGGGCCGGCAGAGGGGCAGTGGCGGCAGATCGTGATCTTCGCCGCGCTGGCGTCGATCATCTTCGGCGCGGTCGCCGCGATCGGCCAGAGCAACATCAAGCGCCTGCTTGCGTATTCGTCAATCAACAACGTCGGTTTCGCGCTGATCGGCCTTGCGGCCGGGACGCCCGAGGGCGTCGCGGCGGTGCTGACGTATATGGCGATTTACGTCGCGATGACGCTCGGCAGCTTCCTCGTCGTGCTGCAGATGCGCGATGCGACCGGCCAGCCTCTCGAATCCGTTTCCGCGCTTTCCGGCCTGTCGCGGACGCGTCCGGCGCTCGCGGCGGCGTTGGCGATCTTTATGTTCAGCCTGGCGGGAATCCCGCCGCTGTTCGGTTTCTGGGCGAAGTTCGCGGTGTTCGATGCGGCGGTGCGCGCGGGACTGTTCCCGCTGGCGGTGGTCGGCATCGCGGCGAGCGTGATCGGCGCTTATTACTATCTGCGCGTCATCAAGACGATGTACTTCGACGAGCCCGGTGAGCCGCTCGGCGCGGGTGACCGGCTCGAAGGCGGCATGATCGCCGTCGCCGCGGTGGCCGTGTCGCCGCTCGGCTATCTTGCGATCCCGCTGCTCGGTGGCTGGTCGATGGCTGCGGCAAGAGCGCTGTTCTGA